From one Musa acuminata AAA Group cultivar baxijiao chromosome BXJ2-6, Cavendish_Baxijiao_AAA, whole genome shotgun sequence genomic stretch:
- the LOC135615884 gene encoding putative disease resistance protein RGA3, whose protein sequence is MSTALVIGGWFAQSFIQTLLDKASNCAIQQLARRRGLHDDLRRLRTSLLRIHAILDKAETRWNHKNPSLVELVRQLKDAAYDAEDLLEELEYQAAKQKVEHREDQISDLFSFSLSTASEWLGADGDDAGTRLREIQGKLCNIAADMMDVMQLSAPDDVGRQFDWKVVRRETSSFLTENVVFGRDQEREKVVELLLDSGSGNSSFSVLPLVGIGGVGKTTLAQLVYNDNRVGNYFHLKVWVCVSDNFNVKRLTKEIIESATKVEQSDKLNLDTLQQILKEKIASERFLLVLDDVWSENRDDWERLCAPLRFAARGSKVIVTTRDTKIASIIGTMKEISLDGLQDDAYWELFKKCAFGSVNPQEHLELEVIGRKIAGKLKGSPLAAKTLGCLLRSDVSREHWRAIMESEVWQLPQAENEILPVLWLSYQHLPGHLRQCFAFCAVFQKDYLFYKHELIQTWMAEGFIARQGNKRMEDVGSSYFHELVNRSFFQESRWRGRYVMHDLIHDLAQFISVGECHRIDDDKSKETPSTTRHLSVALTEQMKLVDFSGYNKLRTLMINNQRNQYPYMTKVNSCLLPHSLFKRLKRIHVLVLQKCGMKELPDIIGDLIQLRYLDISYNARIQRLPESLCDLYNLQALRLWGCQLQSFPQGMSKLINLRQLHVEDEIISKIYEVGKLISLQELSAFKVLKNHGNKLAELSGLTQLRSTLRITNLENVGSKEEASKAKLHRKQYLEALELEWAAGQVSSLEHELLVSEEVLLGLQPHHFLKSLTIRGYSGATVPSWLDVKMLPNLGTLKLENCTRLEGLSYIGQLPHLKVLHMKRMPVVKQMSHELCGCTKSKLFPRLEELVLEDMPTLKEFPNIAQLPCLKIIHMKNMFAVKHIGRELYGDIESNCFPSLEELVLQDMLTLEEFPNLGQLPHLKVIHMKNMSALKLIGRELCGSREKIWFPRLEVLVLKNMLALEELPSLGQLPCLKVLRIQVSKVGHGLFSATRNKWFPRLEELEIKGMLTFEELHSLEKLPCLKVFRIKGLPAVKKIGHGLFDSTCQREGFPRLEELVLRDMPAWEEWLWAEREELFSCLCRLKIEQCPKLKCLPPIPHSLIKLELWQVGLTELPGLCKGIGGGSSTRTASLSLLHIIKCPNLRNLGEGLLSNHLPLINAIRIWECAELLWLPVKRFREFTTLENLSIRNCPKLMSMTQCEENDLLLPPSIKELELGDCGNLGKSLPGCLHNLSSLTQLAISNCPYMVSFPREVMLHLKELGTVRIENCDGLGSIEGLQVLKSLKRLAIIGCPRLLLNEGDEQGEVLSLLELSVDKTALLKLSLIKNTLPFIHSLRIIWSPQKVMFDLEEQELVHSLTALRRLEFFRCKNLQSLPTELHTLPSLHALVVSDCPQIQSLPEKGLPTLLTDLGFDHCHPVLTAQLEKHLAEMKSSGRFHPVYA, encoded by the coding sequence ATGTCGACGGCGCTAGTAATCGGAGGATGGTTCGCGCAAAGCTTCATCCAGACGTTGCTCGACAAGGCCAGCAACTGCGCGATCCAACAACTCGCGCGGCGCCGCGGCCTTCACGATGACCTGAGGCGGCTGCGGACGTCTCTGCTCCGGATCCATGCCATCCTCGACAAGGCAGAGACGAGGTGGAACCATAAAAACCCGAGCTTGGTGGAGCTGGTGAGGCAGCTCAAGGATGCTGCCTATGACGCCGAGGACTTACTGGAGGAGTTGGAGTACCAAGCCGCGAAGCAAAAGGTCGAGCACCGGGAAGACCAGATAAGCGAcctcttttctttttcccttaGTACTGCGAGCGAGTGGTTGGGTGCCGATGGTGATGATGCTGGGACTCGATTGAGGGAGATCCAGGGGAAGCTGTGCAACATTGCTGCCGATATGATGGATGTCATGCAGCTATCGGCACCCGATGATGTGGGGAGACAATTCGACTGGAAGGTGGTGAGAAGAGAAACGAGCTCTTTCTTGACCGAAAACGTCGTGTTTGGTCGGGACCAAGAAAGGGAGAAAGTAGTAGAATTGCTGTTGGATTCAGGATCTGGTAACAGTAGCTTCTCTGTCTTACCCCTCGTCGGAATCGGAGGGGTTGGGAAGACGACTCTGGCTCAGCTCGTGTACAACGACAATCGTGTCGGCAACTATTTCCACCTCAAGGTTTGGGTCTGTGTATCCGACAATTTCAATGTGAAGAGACTGACCAAAGAGATAATCGAGTCTGCTACCAAGGTGGAACAATCTGACAAATTGAACTTGGACACCCTGCAACAGATCCTCAAGGAGAAGATTGCTTCAGAGAGGTTTCTGCTAGTCCTCGATGATGTGTGGAGCGAAAACAGGGATGACTGGGAAAGGCTGTGCGCACCACTAAGGTTTGCAGCAAGAGGCAGCAAGGTTATAGTCACAACTCGAGACACAAAGATTGCCAGCATCATTGGCACAATGAAGGAAATTTCGCTCGATGGTCTCCAGGATGATGCTTACTGGGAGCTGTTCAAGAAATGTGCATTTGGTTCTGTGAACCCCCAGGAGCATCTAGAGCTCGAGGTTATCGGTAGAAAGATTGCTGGTAAGTTGAAGGGCTCACCGCTAGCAGCAAAAACACtaggatgcttgttgcggtcggaTGTCAGCCGAGAACACTGGAGAGCTATAATGGAAAGTGAGGTATGGCAACTGCCACAAGCTGAAAATGAAATATTGCCTGTTCTATGGCTGAGCTATCAACACCTTCCCGGACATCTTAGACAGTGTTTTGCTTTTTGCGCTGTGTTTCAGAAAGATTATTTATTCTATAAACATGAGTTGATCCAgacttggatggcagaaggcttcattgCACGTCAAGGAAACAAGAGGATGGAAGATGTCGGAAGCAGCTACTTCCATGAGCTTGTTAATAGGTCTTTCTTTCAGGAATCTCGGTGGAGAGGGCGATATGTGATGCATGACCTCATACACGATCTTGCCCAATTTATATCAGTGGGAGAGTGTCATAGGATAGATGATGACAAGTCCAAAGAGACCCCTAGTACGACTCGTCATCTATCGGTAGCATTAACTGAGCAAATGAAGTTGGTGGATTTTTCAGGTTACAATAAATTGCGGACCCTTATGATCAACAATCAGAGAAATCAGTATCCATATATGACTAAAGTCAACAGCTGCTTGTTGCCTCATAGCTTGTTCAAAAGACTGAAAAGAATCCATGTTTTAGTTTTGCAGAAGTGTGGCATGAAAGAGTTGCCTGATATTATTGGTGACTTGATACAACTTCGGTACCTTGACATATCCTACAATGCTCGCATTCAGAGGTTGCCTGAGTCATTGTGCGACCTTTACAATCTGCAAGCACTGAGGCTATGGGGCTGTCAATTACAGAGTTTCCCACAAGGCATGAGCAAGCTGATCAACTTGAGGCAACTTCATGTAGAAGATGAGATAATTTCCAAGATATACGAGGTTGGGAAGCTGATTTCTCTGCAAGAATTGTCTGCATTCAAAGTGCTAAAGAATCATGGAAACAAACTTGCAGAACTAAGTGGTTTGACACAACTCCGCAGCACTCTACGAATTACAAATCTTGAAAATGTAGGGAGTAAAGAAGAAGCAAGCAAGGCTAAACTGCACAGGAAACAGTATCTTGAAGCATTAGAGTTAGAGTGGGCAGCTGGCCAGGTTTCCAGCTTGGAGCATGAGTTACTTGTCTCGGAGGAAGTACTTTTAGGTCTCCAACCACATCACTTCCTCAAAAGTTTGACAATCAGAGGGTACAGTGGTGCAACAGTACCCAGTTGGCTGGATGTGAAAATGCTACCGAACTTGGGAACTCTTAAACTAGAGAACTGTACAAGACTGGAGGGTCTTTCATATATTGGACAACTGCCACATCTCAAGGTCCTTCATATGAAGAGAATGCCTGTGGTGAAACAAATGAGTCATGAATTATGTGGCTGTACGAAAAGCAAGTTGTTCCCTAGGCTAGAAGAGTTGGTACTGGAGGATATGCCAACACTGAAAGAATTCCCGAATATTGCACAACTTCCTTGTCTCAAGATTATTCACATGAAGAACATGTTTGCAGTAAAACATATAGGTCGTGAATTATATGGTGATATAGAGAGCAATTGTTTTCCATCATTAGAAGAGCTTGTGCTGCAGGACATGCTGACATTGGAGGAATTCCCAAATCTTGGACAACTTCCACATCTTAAGGTTATTCACATGAAGAACATGTCTGCACTGAAACTTATAGGTCGTGAATTATGTGGTTCTAGAGAGAAAATTTGGTTTCCTAGGCTAGAAGTGCTAGTGCTGAAGAACATGCTGGCACTGGAGGAACTCCCAAGTCTTGGACAACTTCCATGTCTCAAGGTTCTTCGCATCCAGGTGTCGAAGGTAGGCCATGGACTCTTTAGTGCTACGAGGAATAAATGGTTTCCAAGGCTGGAAGAGCTAGAAATCAAGGGCATGCTGACATTTGAGGAACTCCATTCTCTTGAAAAACTGCCATGTCTCAAGGTTTTCCGCATCAAGGGATTGCCAGCAGTGAAAAAGATAGGCCATGGATTATTTGATTCTACCTGTCAGAGAGAGGGTTTTCCAAGGTTGGAAGAGCTCGTATTAAGAGACATGCCAGCATGGGAAGAGTGGTTGTGGGCTGAAAGGGAGGAGTTATTTTCCTGCTTGTGTAGACTTAAAATTGAACAATGCCCCAAACTTAAATGCTTGCCTCCCATCCCTCATTCTCTCATAAAACTTGAATTATGGCAAGTTGGGCTGACAGAACTTCCAGGATTATGCAAAGGAATTGGTGGAGGTAGCAGCACTAGAACTGCTTCTCTTTCACTCTTGCACATTATTAAATGTCCAAATCTGAGAAATCTGGGAGAAGGGTTGCTATCAAATCACCTGCCACTTATCAATGCTATTCGGATATGGGAATGTGCTGAACTGTTGTGGCTGCCTGTCAAGAGGTTTAGAGAATTCACCACTCTTGAGAACTTGTCAATAAGGAACTGCCCCAAGCTCATGAGCATGACACAGTGTGAGGAGAATGACCTCCTCCTCCCGCCGTCAATCAAGGAACTAGAATTGGGTGACTGTGGAAATCTTGGGAAATCGCTGCCTGGATGCCTACACAACCTCAGCTCACTAACTCAGTTGGCAATATCCAATTGTCCATACATGGTATCCTTTCCAAGGGAAGTAATGCTTCACTTGAAGGAACTTGGAACTGTAAGGATCGAGAATTGTGATGGGCTGGGATCAATAGAGGGTTTACAAGTTCTCAAATCACTCAAGAGATTGGCAATCATAGGATGTCCCAGGCTTTTGCTAAATGAAGGGGATGAGCAAGGGGAGGTCTTGTCACTGCTTGAATTATCAGTAGATAAAACTGCCCTACTTAAACTCTCACTTATAAAAAATACACTACCATTCATCCATTCGCTCAGAATCATCTGGTCTCCTCAGAAAGTGATGTTTGACTTGGAGGAGCAGGAATTGGTGCACAGCCTCACAGCTCTCAGGCGCCTTGAATTCTTCAGATGCAAGAATCTCCAGTCCTTGCCAACAGAGTTGCATACCCTTCCTTCCCTCCATGCTTTGGTTGTAAGTGACTGCCCACAGATCCAATCACTGCCGGAGAAGGGACTCCCGACACTCCTCACAGATTTAGGATTTGACCATTGCCACCCAGTGCTGACTGCGCAACTGGAAAAGCACCTGGCAGAGATGAAGAGCTCAGGTCGATTTCACCCAGTTTATGCATAG
- the LOC103990111 gene encoding casein kinase II subunit alpha, with protein sequence MAFGPLRSVSLLSRHLRSLAPLLSFSSPPGAHPLRLFHPFVASPGSFPGRLRPSAAGALAQKIGKAVRSPGAPSRARVYADINVHRPKDYWDYESLTVQWGEQDDYEVVRKVGRGKYSEVFEGVRATDKEKCIIKILKPVKKKKIKREIKILQNLCGGSNIVKLLDIVRDQQSKTPSLIFEYVNNTDFKVLYPTLSDYDIRYYIYELLKALDYCHSQGIMHRDVKPHNVMIDHQQRKLRLIDWGLAEFYHPEKEYNVRVASRYFKGPELLVDLQDYDYSLDMWSLGCMFAGMIFRKEPFFYGHDNYDQLVKIAKVLGTDELNACLKKYQLELDPQLEALVGRHSRKPWTRFINADNQHVAVPEAVDFVDKLLRYDHQERPTAKEAMAHPYFNPVRSPESSRTHA encoded by the exons ATGGCCTTTGGGCCTCTCCGCTCCGTCTCCCTCCTCTCCCGTCACCTGCGATCCCTCGCTCCCCTTCTCAGCTTCTCGTCCCCACCCGGCGCCCACCCGCTTCGCCTCTTCCACCCCTTCGTCGCAAGCCCCGGGAGCTTCCCAGGCCGCCTCCGCCCCTCCGCAGCCGGAGCCCTGGCGCAGAAGATCGGAAAGGCCGTCCGCAGCCCCGGCGCCCCCTCCCGGGCTCGGGTCTACGCTGATATCAACGTCCACCGGCCCAAGGATTACTGGGACTACGAATCTCTCACCGTCCAGTGGGG GGAACAAGATGATTATGAGGTTGTTCGGAAGGTCGGAAGGGGAAAGTACAGCGAGGTTTTCGAGGGAGTGCGTGCCACGGACAAGGAGAAGTGCATTATTAAGATTCTAAAGCcagtaaagaagaagaag ATCAAGAGAGAAATAAAGATATTGCAAAACCTTTGTGGCGGATCCAACATCGTCAAATTACTTGATATCGTCAGAGATCAGCAATCGAAGACACCTAGTCTAATTTTTGAATACGTCAACAATACCGACTTTAAAGTTCTCTATCCAACTTTGTCAGACTACGACATTCGATACTACATATATGAACTATTAAAG GCACTAGATTATTGCCACTCTCAAGGCATCATGCATCGAGATGTAAAACCTCACAATGTTATGATAGATCACCAACAGCGCAAGCTTCGTCTTATTGACTGGGGCCTGGCAGAGTTTTATCATCCAGAAAAAGAGTACAACGTTAGAGTTGCCTCAAG GTACTTTAAAGGCCCAGAGCTCCTAGTTGACTTGCAAGATTATGATTATTCACTGGATATGTGGAGCCTTGGTTGTATGTTTGCTGGGATG ATATTTCGGAAGGAGCCATTTTTTTATGGACATGATAATTATGATCAATTGGTCAAGATAGCAAAG GTACTTGGTACAGATGAGTTGAATGCTTGTCTAAAAAAATATCAACTAGAACTCGACCCGCAACTTGAAGCTCTCGTTGGAAG GCATAGCAGGAAACCATGGACAAGGTTTATAAACGCGGATAACCAGCATGTGGCAGTTCCCGAG GCTGTTGACTTTGTGGACAAGCTGCTTCGGTATGATCACCAGGAGAGGCCAACAGCGAAAGAAGCGATG GCTCATCCTTATTTTAATCCAGTGAGAAGTCCAGAAAGCAGCAGAACTCATGCTTAG